The Calypte anna isolate BGI_N300 chromosome 2, bCalAnn1_v1.p, whole genome shotgun sequence genome includes a window with the following:
- the HTR5A gene encoding 5-hydroxytryptamine receptor 5A, whose translation MERLLNLSCFADTTVDTGNWSGSSDSPDGGRGHLSVFSVLVLTLLAMLVVATFLWNGLVLATILRVRTFHRVPHNLVASMAVSDVMVAALVMPLSLVRELSGRRWRLGRSLCQVWISFDVMCCTASIWNVTAIALDRYWSITRHLEYTLRIRRRISNIMIALTWALSAFISLAPLLFGWGETYSEDSEECQVSQEPSYTIFSTFGAFYLPLCVVLFVYWKIYKAAKFRIGSRKSNSITPITPEALEVKDAAQQPQMVFTVRHATVTFQTDGDTWREQKEKKAALMVGILIGVFVLCWIPFFITELINPLCSCDIPPIWKSIFLWLGYSNSFFNPLIYTAFNKNYNNAFRNLFFRQH comes from the exons ATGGAGCGCCTGCTCAACCTCAGCTGTTTCGCTGATACGACAGTGGACACCGGCAACTGGAGCGGGTCTTCCGACAGCCCGGACGGCGGGCGGGGGCACCTCTCAGTCTTCAGCGTGCTCGTCCTCACTCTGTTGGCCATGCTGGTGGTGGCCACTTTCCTCTGGAACGGATTGGTCTTGGCCACCATCCTCCGGGTGCGCACTTTCCACCGGGTGCCCCACAACCTGGTGGCCTCCATGGCCGTCTCAGACGTGATGGTGGCAGCCCTCGTCATGCCCCTCAGTTTGGTGCGTGAGCTGTCGGGGCGGCGGTGGCGGCTGGGCCGCTCACTGTGCCAGGTGTGGATCTCCTTTGACGTGATGTGCTGCACTGCCAGCATCTGGAATGTCACAGCCATCGCACTTGACCGCTACTGGTCCATCACCCGCCACCTGGAGTACACCCTTCGCATCCGGCGCCGCATCTCCAACATCATGATTGCTCTCACCTGGGCCCTTTCTGCTTTCATCTCCTTGGCCCCGCTGCTCTTTGGCTGGGGAGAGACTTACTCAGAGGACAGTGAGGAGTGCCAAGTCAGCCAGGAGCCTTCCTACACCATCTTCTCCACCTTTGGAGCCTTCTACCTGCCCCTCTGTGTGGTGCTCTTTGTGTACTGGAAGATCTACAAGGCCGCCAAATTCCGCATTGGATCTCGGAAGAGCAACTCCATCACCCCCATCACACCAGAAGCCCTGGAG GTAAAAGATGCTGCCCAGCAGCCACAGATGGTCTTCACTGTCCGTCATGCCACGGTTACGTTTCAGACGGATGGAGACACGTggagagagcagaaagaaaagaaagctgccCTCATGGTGGGAATCCTTATTGGGGTCTTCGTGCTCTGCTGGATCCCCTTCTTCATCACAGAGCTCATCAACCCCCTCTGTTCATGTGACATCCCACCCATTTGGAAGAGTATTTTTCTATGGCTAGGCTAttcaaattccttttttaatccACTCATCTACACCGCTTTTAACAAAAACTACAACAATGCCTTCAGGAACCTATTCTTTAGACAGCACTAA